In one Saimiri boliviensis isolate mSaiBol1 chromosome 19, mSaiBol1.pri, whole genome shotgun sequence genomic region, the following are encoded:
- the TXNIP gene encoding thioredoxin-interacting protein: MVMFKKIKSLEVVFNDPEKVYGSGEKVAGRVIVEVCEVTRVKAVRILACGVAKVLWMQGSQQCKQTSEYLRYEDTLLLEDQPTGENEMVIMRPGNKYEYKFGFELPQGPLGTSYKGKYGCVDYWVKAFLDRPSQPTQETKKNFEVVDLVDVNTPDLMAPVSAKKEKKVSCMFIPDGRVSVSARIDRKGFCEGDEISIHADFENTCSRIVVPKAAIVARHTYLANGQTKVLTQKLSSVRGNHIISGTCASWRGKSLRVQKIRPSILGCNILRVEYSLLIYVSVPGSKKVILDLPLVIGSRSGLSSRTSSMASRTSSEMSWVDLNIPDTPEAPPCYMDIIPEDHRLESPTTPLLDDVDGSQDSPIFMYAPEFKFMPPPTYTEVDPCVLNNNVQ, translated from the exons ATGGTGATGTTCAAGAAGATCAAGTCTTTGGAGGTGGTCTTTAACGACCCTGAGAAGGTGTACGGCAGCGGTGAGAAGGTGGCTGGCCGGGTCATCGTGGAGGTGTGCGAAGTCACTCGTGTCAAAGCCGTTAGGATCCTGGCTTGCGGAGTGGCTAAAGTGCTCTGGATGCAGGGCTCCCAGCAGTGCAAACAGACCTCGGAGTACCTGCGCTATGAAGACACGCTTCTTCTGGAAGACCAGCCAACAG GTGAGAATGAGATGGTGATCATGAGACCTGGAAACAAATATGAGTACAAGTTCGGCTTTGAGCTTCCTCAGGG GCCTCTGGGAACATCCTACAAAGGAAAATACGGGTGTGTAGACTACTGGGTGAAGGCTTTTCTTGACCGCCCCAGCCAGCCAActcaagagacaaagaaaaactttGAAGTAGTGGATCTGGTGGATGTCAATACCCCTGATTTAATG GCACCTGTGTCcgctaaaaaggaaaagaaagtttccTGCATGTTCATTCCCGATGGACGGGTGTCTGTCTCGGCTCGAATTGACAGAAAAGGATTCTGTGAAG GTGATGAGATTTCCATCCATGCTGACTTTGAGAATACATGTTCCCGAATTGTGGTCCCCAAAGCTGCCATCGTGGCCCGCCACACTTACCTTGCCAATGGCCAGACCAAGGTGCTGACTCAGAAGTTGTCCTCAGTCAGAGGCAATCATATCATCTCAGGGACCTGCGCATCATGGCGTGGCAAGAGCCTTCGGGTGCAGAAGATCAGGCCTTCTATCCTGGGCTGCAACATCCTTCGAGTTGAATATTCCTTACTG ATCTATGTTAGCGTTCCTGGATCCAAGAAGGTCATCCTTGACCTGCCCCTGGTAATTGGCAGCAGATCAGGTCTAAGCAGCAGAACATCCAGCATGGCCAGCCGAACCAGCTCTGAGATGAGTTGGGTAGACCTGAACATCCCTGATACCCCAGAAG ctccTCCTTGCTATATGGATATCATTCCTGAAGATCACCGATTGGAGAGCCCTACCACTCCTCTGCTAGATGACGTGGATGGCTCTCAAGACAGCCCTATCTTTATGTATGCCCCTGAGTTCAAGTTCATGCCACCACCTACATATACTGAG GTGGATCCCTGCGTCCTCAACAACAACGTGCAGTGA